The following proteins are encoded in a genomic region of Phycisphaerae bacterium:
- a CDS encoding glycosyltransferase family 2 protein, giving the protein MRVSVVIPAYNEADTLPLLRGRMTAVMDALHAYDFELVLVDDHSADATPERIAEWAALDGRVRGVRFARNCGSHAAAAAGLARCTGDCAVLMAADLQDPPELLAELLAPWRDGYDVVWAARAGRRGIGWRERLCSRAYWALMRFIAASDAPAEGADVVLLDRKVIDALNAIGEKHTSLLALVTWLGFRQKHISYVKEARAAGASGWTFTKRLKLAIDSVVSFSALPIRLTWLCGLLFLAADALWITAVLGGWLTGLWYVSAAIAAIISLLLLGFGVLLTFLGAAGEYLWRAYDEVRGRPRYVIERVLEPADSRFVAERAARPAPTRVPVPDEVETPA; this is encoded by the coding sequence ATGAGGGTTTCCGTGGTCATCCCGGCGTACAACGAAGCGGACACGCTGCCGCTCCTGCGCGGCCGCATGACCGCAGTGATGGACGCACTGCACGCGTATGACTTCGAGCTGGTGCTCGTGGACGATCACTCCGCCGACGCGACGCCGGAGCGCATCGCCGAATGGGCGGCGCTCGACGGCCGAGTGCGTGGCGTGCGCTTCGCGCGGAATTGCGGCTCGCACGCAGCGGCGGCCGCGGGGCTGGCGCGCTGCACGGGCGACTGTGCGGTGCTGATGGCCGCGGACCTGCAGGATCCGCCGGAGCTGCTCGCCGAGCTGCTGGCGCCGTGGCGCGACGGCTACGACGTGGTGTGGGCGGCGCGCGCCGGGCGGCGCGGCATCGGCTGGCGCGAGCGGCTGTGCTCGCGGGCGTACTGGGCGCTCATGCGTTTCATCGCCGCCAGCGACGCACCGGCCGAGGGTGCCGACGTTGTGCTGCTGGACCGCAAGGTCATCGACGCACTCAACGCCATCGGCGAGAAGCACACGTCACTGCTCGCGCTGGTCACGTGGCTGGGCTTCCGGCAGAAACACATCTCGTACGTCAAGGAGGCCCGGGCCGCGGGCGCGAGCGGGTGGACGTTCACCAAGCGCCTGAAGCTCGCCATCGATTCCGTCGTGTCCTTCTCGGCCCTGCCGATTCGACTCACGTGGCTGTGCGGGCTGCTGTTCCTCGCGGCCGATGCGCTCTGGATCACGGCCGTCCTCGGGGGCTGGCTGACAGGCCTCTGGTACGTGTCGGCCGCCATCGCGGCGATCATCAGCCTGCTGCTGCTGGGCTTTGGCGTACTGCTGACATTTCTCGGGGCAGCCGGCGAGTACCTGTGGCGCGCCTATGACGAGGTTCGGGGGCGGCCGCGCTACGTGATCGAGCGGGTGCTTGAACCGGCCGACTCGCGTTTTGTGGCCGAGCGGGCCGCGCGACCTGCCCCGACCCGCGTGCCTGTCCCAGACGAGGTGGAAACCCCGGCATGA
- a CDS encoding DegT/DnrJ/EryC1/StrS family aminotransferase, producing the protein MISVPFLDLKAQYRQLAAEILPALQHVCENCTFVLGPTVKAFEEQFAAYCEARHCVAVNSGTSALHIALRCLHIGPGDEVITVPMTFVATTWAISYVGATPVFVDIDPATRTLDVTRLEAAITNRTRAILPVHLYGQPADLTGIFRLAEKYHLPVVEDAAQAHGARHLGRRVGALGRIGCFSFYPGKNLGAYGEGGAVVTNDAALADEARALRDHGQRQKHQHEMVGYNYRMSGFQGAVLGIKLTHLDAWNAARRAHAQRYLTRLAGTPNLGLPIMDEERESVFHLFVVEVAERDRVAAELKSKGIDTALHYPVPVHFQPAYAHLRLGGGSFPVSERVAQRCLSLPMYPELTDEQIDYTCEQLRAAVTGRASATASRVPAAR; encoded by the coding sequence ATGATCTCAGTGCCCTTTCTCGACCTGAAGGCCCAATATCGCCAACTGGCGGCCGAGATTCTGCCCGCGCTCCAGCACGTGTGCGAGAACTGCACGTTTGTGCTCGGACCGACGGTTAAGGCCTTCGAGGAGCAGTTTGCGGCGTACTGCGAGGCCAGGCATTGCGTGGCCGTGAACAGCGGCACGAGTGCGCTGCACATCGCGCTGCGCTGCCTGCACATCGGTCCGGGCGACGAGGTCATCACCGTCCCCATGACGTTCGTGGCCACGACCTGGGCGATCAGCTACGTCGGCGCCACGCCGGTGTTCGTCGATATCGACCCCGCCACTCGCACGCTCGACGTCACGCGGCTCGAGGCGGCGATCACGAACCGCACGCGCGCGATCCTGCCCGTGCACCTGTACGGCCAGCCGGCGGACCTGACCGGCATCTTCCGCCTCGCCGAAAAGTACCACCTGCCCGTCGTCGAGGACGCCGCCCAGGCGCACGGCGCCCGGCATCTCGGCCGGCGTGTCGGCGCCCTCGGCCGCATCGGCTGCTTCAGCTTCTACCCGGGCAAGAACCTCGGCGCATACGGCGAAGGCGGCGCCGTTGTGACGAACGATGCCGCTCTGGCCGACGAAGCCCGCGCGCTGCGCGACCACGGCCAGCGGCAGAAGCATCAGCACGAGATGGTCGGCTACAACTACCGCATGAGTGGGTTCCAGGGCGCGGTTCTGGGCATCAAGCTCACGCACCTCGACGCATGGAACGCGGCCCGCCGCGCACACGCGCAACGCTACCTGACGCGGCTCGCCGGCACGCCCAACCTGGGCCTGCCGATCATGGACGAGGAGCGCGAGAGCGTGTTCCACCTCTTCGTGGTCGAAGTCGCCGAGCGCGACCGCGTCGCCGCTGAGCTGAAGAGCAAGGGCATCGACACGGCGCTGCACTACCCGGTGCCGGTGCATTTCCAGCCGGCGTACGCGCACCTGCGGCTCGGTGGGGGCAGCTTCCCTGTCAGTGAACGCGTGGCGCAGCGCTGCCTGAGCCTGCCCATGTACCCCGAGCTCACGGACGAGCAGATTGACTACACGTGCGAACAGTTGCGGGCCGCAGTCACCGGCCGCGCCAGCGCCACCGCCAGCCGCGTGCCCGCCGCACGCTAA
- a CDS encoding DegT/DnrJ/EryC1/StrS family aminotransferase, whose product MIPLTKPTLGRAEAAAVAAVLESGWLTQGPRVAEFERSVAAYCGAAHAVACSNCTTALHLALQALDIGPGDEVIVPSLTFIATANAVVHCGARPVFADVDPRTYNLEPAAAEAAITPRTKAIMPVHQLGLPADIDAFRAIADRHGLTVIEDAACALGSRYRGRPIGGHSPLVCFSFHPRKVISTGEGGMVLTSDERLCQRMRLLRQHGMSVPDTARHGAQHLVIERYVCVGHNYRLSDVQAAIGIVQMQRLDTLVRRRRELGARYTASIAGMPHLSAPYVPDYAEPNFQSYAVQLAPEAPLSRNELLRRLLARGIATKPGIMTIHREPAYRATDWPPLPHSEFASDRSLLLPLYPDMTAAEQQAVIAALRAALTEGARGPLGCAAGACGGAAR is encoded by the coding sequence ATGATTCCGCTGACCAAGCCGACCCTGGGGCGCGCGGAAGCCGCCGCCGTGGCCGCCGTGCTGGAAAGCGGCTGGCTGACGCAGGGCCCGCGCGTGGCCGAATTCGAGCGCAGCGTCGCGGCGTACTGCGGCGCCGCGCATGCCGTCGCGTGCAGCAACTGCACGACGGCGCTGCACCTGGCGTTGCAGGCCCTGGACATCGGACCGGGGGACGAGGTCATCGTGCCATCGCTGACGTTCATCGCGACGGCCAACGCAGTGGTCCACTGCGGCGCGCGGCCGGTCTTCGCTGACGTTGATCCACGCACGTACAACCTTGAGCCGGCGGCGGCCGAGGCGGCGATCACGCCCCGCACGAAGGCCATCATGCCTGTGCATCAGCTTGGCCTGCCGGCGGACATCGACGCGTTTCGCGCGATCGCGGACCGGCACGGGCTGACCGTCATCGAGGACGCTGCTTGCGCACTGGGGTCGCGCTATCGTGGCCGGCCCATCGGCGGGCATTCGCCGCTGGTGTGCTTCTCGTTCCATCCCCGCAAGGTCATCAGCACTGGCGAGGGCGGCATGGTGCTGACCTCGGACGAGCGGCTGTGCCAGCGGATGCGCCTGCTGCGGCAACACGGCATGAGCGTCCCGGACACGGCCCGGCACGGCGCGCAGCACCTGGTCATCGAGCGATACGTCTGCGTTGGCCACAACTATCGGCTGTCCGATGTGCAGGCCGCCATCGGCATTGTCCAAATGCAGCGGCTGGATACGCTCGTGCGGCGGAGGCGTGAACTCGGGGCGCGCTACACTGCGTCCATCGCGGGCATGCCCCACTTGTCCGCGCCCTACGTACCGGACTATGCCGAGCCGAATTTTCAGAGCTACGCCGTCCAGCTTGCACCGGAAGCGCCGCTCAGCCGCAACGAACTGCTGCGCCGGTTGCTGGCGCGTGGGATCGCCACCAAGCCGGGCATCATGACGATTCACCGCGAGCCGGCGTATCGTGCTACGGACTGGCCCCCGCTACCGCACTCAGAGTTCGCCAGCGACCGCAGCCTGCTGCTGCCGCTCTACCCGGACATGACGGCCGCGGAGCAGCAGGCGGTGATCGCCGCGCTGCGGGCCGCACTGACCGAAGGAGCGCGGGGGCCGCTGGGATGCGCAGCCGGGGCGTGTGGAGGGGCCGCCCGATGA
- a CDS encoding N-acetyltransferase: MSQGDFVRVAPDVELGRNVKLFGFLNLYGCRIGDDTKIGTFVEIQKNAVVGRRCKISSHTFICEGVTIEDECFIGHGVLFTNDKYPRATSAAGALQTEADWQVVPTRVCRGASIGSGAVILCGVTIGAGALVGAGAVVTHDVPPGAVVAGVPARVRARAMLV; the protein is encoded by the coding sequence ATGAGCCAGGGAGACTTCGTGCGTGTCGCGCCGGACGTGGAGCTGGGCCGCAACGTCAAGCTCTTCGGCTTCTTGAACCTGTACGGCTGCCGCATCGGCGACGACACGAAGATCGGGACCTTCGTGGAGATTCAGAAGAACGCCGTCGTCGGTCGGCGCTGCAAGATCTCGAGCCACACGTTCATCTGCGAAGGCGTGACGATCGAGGACGAGTGCTTCATCGGCCACGGCGTGCTCTTCACCAACGACAAGTACCCGCGCGCGACGAGCGCGGCCGGCGCCCTGCAGACGGAGGCCGACTGGCAGGTCGTGCCGACGCGCGTTTGTCGCGGCGCGTCCATCGGCTCCGGGGCCGTGATTCTCTGTGGCGTCACGATCGGCGCCGGCGCGCTGGTCGGGGCCGGCGCCGTGGTGACGCACGACGTGCCGCCCGGTGCGGTCGTCGCCGGCGTTCCGGCCCGCGTGCGGGCCCGCGCCATGCTGGTGTGA
- a CDS encoding GDP-mannose 4,6-dehydratase: MSFAGRKVLVTGGAGFIGAELVHQLAARHARVAVVDNLVNGRRENLAGLPDEQVRLHVADIRATDTIAQLLVGVDTVFHLACLGVRHSIHTPRENHEVNARGTLELLMAARAAGVRRFVHVSTSEVYGTAQHVPMTEDHPTTPMTVYGASKLAGECYARAFHRTYGFPSVILRPFNAYGPRCHHEGDSGEVIPKFLLRCLAGRPMIAFGDGRQTRDFAFVADTARGILAAADADHAVGETLNLGAGREISINELAAEVAATAGRSDAVLEHDAPRPGDVLRLFADTTKARRLLGFEPQVDLRTGLTRLRAWYESLGRTPAELLEEEVVHNWRPAETATSGCVSGNE; encoded by the coding sequence ATGAGCTTCGCCGGCCGGAAAGTGCTCGTCACCGGCGGGGCCGGGTTCATCGGCGCGGAGCTGGTGCACCAGCTCGCGGCGCGGCACGCGCGCGTCGCGGTCGTGGACAATCTCGTCAACGGCCGGCGTGAGAACCTCGCGGGGCTGCCGGATGAACAAGTGCGTTTGCACGTGGCCGACATTCGCGCCACGGACACAATTGCGCAGCTGCTGGTCGGCGTGGACACCGTCTTTCACCTCGCGTGCCTGGGTGTGCGACACTCGATCCATACGCCGCGGGAGAACCACGAGGTCAACGCGCGCGGGACGCTGGAGCTGCTCATGGCAGCGCGGGCCGCCGGAGTCCGCCGCTTCGTGCATGTCTCGACGTCCGAGGTCTACGGCACCGCCCAGCACGTGCCGATGACCGAGGACCACCCGACGACGCCGATGACGGTGTATGGTGCATCGAAGCTCGCGGGCGAGTGCTACGCGCGGGCGTTCCACCGAACCTACGGTTTTCCGTCGGTCATCCTGCGGCCGTTCAACGCGTACGGGCCGCGCTGCCACCACGAAGGCGATAGCGGCGAGGTGATCCCGAAATTCCTGCTGCGTTGCCTCGCCGGCCGGCCAATGATCGCCTTCGGCGACGGCCGGCAGACGCGCGACTTCGCTTTCGTCGCGGACACGGCGCGCGGCATTTTGGCTGCCGCGGACGCGGACCACGCCGTCGGCGAAACGCTCAACCTGGGGGCTGGGCGGGAGATCAGCATCAACGAGCTGGCCGCGGAAGTGGCTGCGACGGCCGGCCGATCCGACGCTGTTCTTGAACACGATGCGCCGCGGCCGGGCGACGTGCTGCGGCTCTTTGCGGACACGACCAAGGCCCGGCGTCTGCTCGGTTTCGAGCCGCAGGTGGACCTGCGCACCGGACTCACTCGCCTGCGCGCCTGGTATGAAAGCCTCGGTCGCACGCCGGCCGAACTGCTGGAAGAAGAGGTTGTCCACAACTGGCGGCCGGCCGAGACCGCAACGTCCGGCTGCGTGTCCGGAAACGAATGA
- a CDS encoding methionyl-tRNA formyltransferase yields MRVLFIGGTKRGYLALQALADAGAHIVGVISLRQDDHETERYEEPLRALAERLQAPLSETRRMNERDYAALIRNEWRPDVAFVVGCRILLPAEVYTAPPGGTFAVHDSCLPECRGFAPLNWSVLTGADHTGVTLFQVTEETDAGDILAQERIPIGPDETAPEVYERVCAATADLLRTTYPQLAAGTLPRRAQDASAATYTCRRTPADGLIDWHADTTRIYNQVRALTRPYPGAFSYCDGRRLTIWQATPVQPPPRYVGRIPGRVVGIDKPGGTVDVLTGDGVLRLGEIQFEGDNAVPAATAIRSVRATLGVGVDDLLRRIAKLEERVARLARERTPRRTNGAAQPSGAAGGQA; encoded by the coding sequence ATGCGCGTTCTCTTCATTGGTGGCACGAAACGCGGCTATCTGGCGCTGCAGGCGCTCGCCGACGCCGGTGCGCACATCGTAGGCGTCATCAGCCTGCGACAGGACGACCACGAGACAGAACGCTATGAGGAACCGCTGCGCGCGCTGGCCGAGCGCCTGCAGGCGCCACTGTCCGAAACCCGCCGGATGAACGAGCGCGACTATGCTGCTCTGATCCGCAACGAATGGCGGCCAGATGTGGCCTTCGTGGTCGGCTGCCGCATTCTGCTGCCGGCCGAAGTCTACACCGCCCCGCCCGGCGGGACGTTCGCGGTGCACGACTCGTGCCTGCCCGAATGCCGCGGCTTCGCCCCGCTGAACTGGTCCGTGCTGACCGGCGCCGACCACACCGGTGTAACGCTGTTCCAGGTCACGGAGGAAACGGACGCCGGTGACATTCTCGCGCAGGAGCGCATCCCGATCGGTCCGGATGAAACGGCACCGGAGGTCTATGAGCGCGTCTGTGCCGCGACCGCCGACCTGCTGCGGACGACCTATCCGCAACTGGCGGCCGGCACCCTGCCGCGCCGCGCGCAGGACGCCTCCGCCGCCACATACACCTGTCGGCGGACGCCCGCGGACGGGCTCATCGACTGGCACGCCGACACGACCCGGATCTACAACCAGGTGCGGGCGCTGACGCGACCGTACCCGGGGGCATTTTCGTACTGCGATGGCCGCAGGCTGACGATCTGGCAAGCAACGCCCGTGCAGCCGCCACCGCGCTATGTCGGCCGAATCCCCGGGCGCGTGGTCGGCATCGACAAGCCCGGCGGCACGGTGGACGTGCTGACCGGCGATGGCGTGCTGCGGCTGGGTGAGATTCAGTTCGAGGGCGACAACGCCGTGCCCGCGGCGACCGCGATTCGCTCGGTCCGCGCCACCCTGGGTGTCGGCGTCGATGACCTGCTCCGGCGAATCGCGAAGCTGGAAGAGCGTGTGGCGCGCCTCGCACGCGAGCGTACGCCGCGCCGTACGAACGGGGCCGCGCAGCCATCCGGCGCGGCTGGAGGCCAGGCATGA
- a CDS encoding Gfo/Idh/MocA family oxidoreductase, translated as MASSAATCSASSAAKARPSKAARKTVRVAVIGLGYWGPNLVRNFHEVIGEDLRAACDRDAARATAIGNRYPNLRTTCDADVVLTDPEIDAVALATPVNSHYPLAKAALEAGKSVLVEKPLTADVGQAEELVDLARRKGLVLMVDHVFVYSPPVRKMKALVESGELGRLLYVDSVRINLGLFQRDVNVVWDLAPHDLSIADYLIGRTPKSVAAFGSVHTSGGHEDVAYLNLDFGGGLIANFHVNWLSPVKIRYTMLGGSRKGLVYNDLDPVEKIKVYDSGISVREDDLEDRRNLLIDYRTGDIWSPRLDQSEPLRTMASHFVDCVQNGKTPLTDGTAGLRVVRILDAAQRSIKAQGGRITL; from the coding sequence ATGGCATCCTCCGCGGCTACCTGTTCTGCCTCGTCCGCCGCCAAGGCGCGACCATCGAAGGCGGCCCGCAAGACCGTCCGCGTCGCCGTTATCGGGCTCGGCTATTGGGGCCCGAATCTGGTGCGCAACTTCCACGAAGTCATCGGGGAAGATCTCCGCGCGGCGTGCGACCGCGACGCGGCCCGGGCCACCGCGATCGGCAACCGCTACCCGAACCTGCGCACGACCTGCGACGCGGACGTGGTCCTGACGGACCCGGAAATCGACGCTGTCGCGCTCGCGACGCCGGTCAATTCGCATTACCCGCTGGCCAAGGCGGCGCTGGAGGCCGGCAAGTCAGTCCTGGTGGAGAAGCCGCTGACCGCGGACGTGGGACAGGCCGAAGAGCTGGTCGACTTGGCGCGGCGCAAGGGCCTCGTGCTGATGGTCGACCACGTGTTCGTCTACAGCCCGCCGGTGCGAAAGATGAAAGCGCTGGTCGAGTCCGGCGAGCTGGGCCGGCTGCTCTACGTGGACAGCGTGCGCATCAACCTGGGGCTGTTCCAGCGGGATGTGAACGTCGTCTGGGACCTCGCCCCCCATGACCTGTCGATCGCCGACTACCTGATCGGCCGTACGCCCAAGAGCGTGGCCGCGTTCGGCAGTGTCCACACGAGCGGCGGCCATGAGGACGTGGCGTACCTGAACCTCGACTTCGGCGGCGGCCTGATCGCGAATTTCCACGTGAACTGGCTGTCGCCGGTGAAGATCCGCTACACGATGCTCGGCGGCAGCCGGAAGGGGCTCGTGTACAACGACCTCGACCCGGTGGAGAAGATCAAGGTCTACGATAGCGGCATCAGCGTCCGCGAGGACGACCTGGAGGATCGGCGCAACCTGCTCATCGACTATCGCACAGGGGACATCTGGTCGCCGCGCCTCGACCAGAGTGAGCCACTGCGGACGATGGCCAGCCATTTCGTCGATTGCGTGCAGAACGGCAAGACGCCGCTGACCGACGGCACCGCGGGACTGCGGGTGGTCCGCATCCTCGATGCCGCCCAGCGCAGCATCAAGGCCCAGGGGGGACGCATCACGCTATGA
- a CDS encoding flippase-like domain-containing protein: MKRAILSILLACVLLGLAVQQFGWGPAWAALTHVSWPWLLSALLLQALIMLVKAWRWAEALRAAAGRAMRGIATATFVGFAGNLVLPARLGELARTHLAASTNHLSRSVVLSTIAVTQFLDLLLLGLLFFLMSFLFATEALIHPGVLTSFALGGLIALAGLVAVQHRWAALAALLARVTRVLPGPLRRASTYYAGQFALGLHLLAQRRAGMLVALATVTAWTLEIASYALALTAFGVTVTPLMPALLVVVLSLAFILPLTPANIGPHQFLCVLVLGLFDVNAGPALAFSLGLQAACALLVLALGGYGLLRCGLAPRTLYRAVRAVQSPSSTTEVAEDDLSALSRPEGPISPTGGRDSARAPARVRELHVCARTDG; encoded by the coding sequence ATGAAACGCGCGATCCTCAGCATCCTGCTCGCCTGCGTGCTGCTCGGCTTGGCCGTGCAGCAATTCGGTTGGGGGCCGGCGTGGGCTGCGCTGACGCACGTATCGTGGCCCTGGCTGCTCAGCGCCCTGCTGCTGCAGGCGCTGATCATGCTCGTCAAGGCCTGGCGCTGGGCGGAAGCGCTGCGGGCCGCGGCCGGCCGGGCGATGCGTGGCATCGCTACCGCCACGTTCGTGGGATTTGCTGGCAATCTCGTCTTGCCGGCCCGCCTCGGCGAGCTGGCGCGCACTCATCTCGCTGCCTCGACCAACCATCTGTCGCGCTCGGTAGTCCTGAGCACGATCGCGGTCACCCAGTTCTTGGACCTGTTGCTACTTGGATTGCTCTTTTTCCTCATGAGTTTCCTGTTCGCCACCGAGGCGCTCATCCACCCGGGCGTGCTCACGTCGTTCGCGCTCGGCGGCCTGATCGCGCTGGCGGGGTTGGTGGCTGTGCAACACCGCTGGGCCGCGCTGGCCGCGTTGCTGGCGCGCGTCACACGCGTGCTTCCCGGTCCGCTGCGGCGCGCCAGCACGTACTACGCCGGTCAGTTCGCACTCGGACTGCACCTGCTCGCCCAGCGCCGGGCCGGCATGCTCGTTGCCCTCGCCACGGTCACGGCCTGGACGCTGGAGATTGCCAGCTACGCGCTCGCGCTGACCGCGTTCGGCGTGACGGTGACGCCCCTGATGCCGGCGCTGCTGGTGGTCGTACTCAGTCTGGCGTTCATCTTGCCGCTCACGCCCGCAAACATCGGGCCGCACCAGTTCCTGTGCGTGCTGGTCCTGGGGCTGTTCGACGTCAACGCCGGGCCGGCCCTGGCGTTCAGCCTGGGTTTGCAGGCGGCCTGCGCGCTGCTCGTGCTGGCCCTGGGCGGCTATGGCCTGCTGCGCTGCGGGCTTGCGCCCCGCACCCTGTATCGCGCTGTCCGCGCCGTGCAGTCGCCTTCTTCAACAACGGAGGTTGCCGAAGATGATCTCAGTGCCCTTTCTCGACCTGAAGGCCCAATATCGCCAACTGGCGGCCGAGATTCTGCCCGCGCTCCAGCACGTGTGCGAGAACTGCACGTTTGTGCTCGGACCGACGGTTAA
- a CDS encoding MBOAT family protein: MVFNSLTFLVFLAIVLAVHNLPLSWRTRKANLLVASYVFYAAWNPPFVLLLWISTMVDWLAARAMARAQSRVARRGYLVLSLFTNLGLLGFFKYGGFLVANFAALLRGLGIAYQPAAPDFILPIGISFYTFQTLSYTLDVYRGTLRPARSYLDFALYVTFFPQLVAGPIVRAADFLPQCRAPRRVTADQFGWGCALLLIGLAQKVILADACLAPVVNKVFTAASQAGRLDAWIGVLGFSAQIYFDFAGYSTCAIGTALLFGFTLTENFRRPYGALGFSDFWRRWHISLSTWLRDYLYISLGGNRNGSVRTGVNLMATMLLGGLWHGASWMFVIWGGLHGLYLLGERGLRHVCRGRAFTAQLGPRILAILMTYLLVCVAWVFFRAPDLATAFTLLKCMVGGGPNALWLGDVSAATALLIVAVTLAWQGAMRDRRLEDLLAHVPWPVRSAALAALILALCISRGEGRAFIYFQF; this comes from the coding sequence ATGGTCTTCAACTCGCTCACGTTCCTGGTGTTCCTGGCCATCGTGCTCGCGGTACACAACCTGCCGCTAAGCTGGCGCACCCGCAAGGCCAATCTGCTGGTCGCGAGCTACGTCTTCTACGCGGCCTGGAACCCGCCGTTCGTGCTGTTGCTGTGGATCTCGACCATGGTGGACTGGCTTGCGGCGCGCGCCATGGCGCGGGCGCAGAGCCGTGTCGCCCGCCGCGGTTACCTCGTGCTGAGCCTCTTCACCAATCTGGGCCTGCTGGGGTTTTTCAAGTATGGCGGCTTTCTGGTCGCGAACTTTGCCGCCCTGCTGCGTGGCCTTGGCATCGCGTATCAGCCCGCGGCGCCGGACTTCATCCTTCCGATCGGCATTTCCTTCTACACGTTCCAGACGCTGTCCTACACCTTGGACGTCTACCGTGGCACTTTGCGTCCGGCGCGGAGCTACCTCGACTTCGCCCTGTACGTGACTTTCTTCCCGCAACTTGTGGCCGGACCGATCGTACGGGCGGCGGATTTCCTGCCGCAGTGCCGCGCGCCGCGCCGCGTGACGGCCGACCAGTTCGGCTGGGGCTGCGCGCTACTGCTGATCGGACTGGCGCAGAAAGTCATCCTCGCGGACGCGTGCCTCGCGCCCGTCGTCAACAAGGTCTTCACCGCGGCGTCACAGGCAGGACGGCTCGACGCGTGGATCGGCGTGCTGGGCTTCTCGGCGCAGATCTACTTTGACTTCGCGGGCTACTCCACCTGCGCCATCGGCACGGCACTCCTCTTCGGTTTCACGCTGACGGAGAACTTCCGCCGGCCATACGGCGCGCTGGGGTTCTCGGACTTCTGGCGGCGCTGGCACATCTCGCTGTCAACCTGGCTGCGCGACTACCTGTACATTTCGCTCGGCGGCAATCGCAATGGGTCGGTGCGCACAGGTGTCAATCTGATGGCGACGATGCTATTGGGCGGACTCTGGCACGGGGCCTCGTGGATGTTCGTCATTTGGGGTGGCCTGCACGGGCTGTACCTGTTGGGCGAGCGCGGACTGCGACACGTCTGCCGCGGCCGGGCATTCACGGCCCAGCTTGGGCCGCGCATCCTGGCGATCCTCATGACGTACCTGCTCGTCTGCGTCGCGTGGGTGTTCTTCCGCGCGCCGGACCTGGCCACGGCGTTCACGCTGCTGAAGTGCATGGTCGGCGGCGGACCGAATGCGTTGTGGCTCGGCGATGTCTCCGCCGCCACCGCCCTGCTGATTGTCGCCGTCACGCTAGCCTGGCAGGGTGCCATGCGCGACCGCCGGCTGGAAGACCTGCTGGCGCACGTCCCCTGGCCCGTGCGTTCCGCCGCTCTCGCGGCGCTCATCCTGGCACTGTGTATCTCGCGTGGAGAAGGGCGTGCCTTCATCTACTTCCAGTTCTGA
- a CDS encoding GNAT family N-acetyltransferase produces MTSATAPLPPAQAAGPGAIMVAPYTSADETAWADFLAGSGNATLFHDLRFLAYHSPGRFDTHHLLFRRGPSLVALLPAAIITEPDGRRLLKSPYGGSVGGCALRPREHIETIQAIVQALQEYAVACGLAGVELRIGPGIYAQPPNENMSFALAAAGFVLARRWLSQVITLPGDAAAVVDGIPTPVRRRYVRYAQRQGVAFAQVGPERLPDFDALLTANRAKHGAVPTHALADLQRIFELTPERVGLFLCEYQRRPIGGAYLLELNPRVVYWSYLCHDERFEHTRVTTFTTARVMEHYAARGFKYLDFGPSTFDDWSLNRGLAKFKEELGGVGFCRDTWRWEVTFPAPRPDGRTNA; encoded by the coding sequence ATGACATCCGCCACCGCCCCCCTGCCGCCCGCCCAGGCTGCCGGCCCTGGCGCGATCATGGTCGCACCGTACACGTCCGCCGACGAGACGGCGTGGGCAGATTTCCTGGCCGGGTCCGGCAACGCCACGCTATTTCATGACCTGCGCTTCCTGGCATATCACTCCCCCGGCCGCTTCGACACGCATCATCTGCTGTTTCGCCGGGGACCGAGCCTCGTTGCGCTCCTGCCCGCCGCGATCATCACTGAACCCGACGGCCGGCGTTTGCTCAAATCCCCCTACGGGGGCTCCGTCGGTGGGTGTGCGCTGCGGCCGCGCGAGCACATCGAGACGATCCAGGCCATCGTGCAGGCCCTGCAGGAGTACGCCGTCGCGTGCGGCCTGGCGGGGGTCGAGCTGCGCATTGGCCCCGGCATCTACGCGCAGCCGCCCAACGAGAACATGAGTTTCGCCCTCGCCGCCGCCGGCTTTGTCCTTGCCCGCCGCTGGCTCAGTCAGGTGATCACGCTGCCTGGCGATGCGGCCGCGGTCGTGGACGGCATTCCCACGCCGGTGCGGCGGCGCTACGTGCGCTATGCCCAGCGTCAGGGCGTCGCGTTCGCGCAGGTTGGCCCGGAGCGCCTGCCCGACTTTGACGCCCTGCTGACGGCGAACCGCGCGAAACACGGCGCCGTACCGACGCACGCGCTGGCCGACCTGCAGCGCATCTTCGAGCTGACACCCGAGCGCGTGGGCTTGTTTCTGTGTGAATACCAGCGCCGGCCGATCGGCGGCGCGTACCTGCTCGAGCTGAATCCGCGCGTGGTCTACTGGTCGTACCTGTGCCACGACGAGCGTTTCGAGCACACCCGCGTCACGACGTTCACAACGGCGCGCGTCATGGAGCACTACGCGGCCCGCGGCTTCAAGTACCTGGATTTCGGCCCGTCCACCTTCGATGACTGGAGCCTCAACCGCGGCCTCGCGAAGTTCAAGGAGGAGCTGGGCGGTGTCGGGTTCTGCCGCGACACGTGGCGCTGGGAGGTTACTTTTCCGGCGCCGCGACCGGATGGGAGGACGAACGCATGA